One genomic region from Sphingobacterium multivorum encodes:
- a CDS encoding bifunctional alpha/beta hydrolase/class I SAM-dependent methyltransferase produces the protein MKSGYFKSFDQGELLYRVWNYQAGQRALVVMHRGHEHSERLQEMATDPQFADHSIFAFDLRGHGYTKEPVSPIFMDYVRDLDSFVHYIGREYLVDSKDIFVIANSIAGVIVSAWVHDFAPKVAGIALLAPAFEIKLYVPLANQMIALGTKLKKDLIIQSYVKSKVLTHDVDQQKAYDADSLISKSINGALLVDLLKAGERIVEDAAAIDIPVIVLSAEKDYVVKNSLQKKFFVTIASKLKTFITLRNFYHGILFETNRQKVYHYLRNFIDKAYARQSPELTLEPDEFSVKEYEQLYHKLLPAGEKLNYAVQKWALGKIGSLSKGMNLGLQFGFDSGISLDYVYRNESQGKNRFGRMLDRGYLEAIGWKGIRIRKQHLLQLLEENIAKVKAAGKAVKILDIAGGTGNYLFDIKEKYPEAEIVINEFLLSNIEVGERIIRRNGLQGMRFTNYDCFDPATYSKLEFEPNIVIISGIFELFGDNEMASRAVKGATSICEASSHLVYTGQPWHPQLKMIAYVLNSHQKKDWVMRRRSQKELDRLMAYNGVVKERMLIDDFGIFTVSSGTVKW, from the coding sequence ATGAAATCAGGTTACTTCAAGAGTTTTGATCAAGGAGAGTTATTATATCGCGTTTGGAATTATCAGGCCGGACAGCGGGCATTGGTCGTAATGCACCGTGGGCATGAGCATTCGGAACGTCTGCAGGAGATGGCTACGGATCCCCAGTTTGCCGATCATTCGATCTTTGCATTTGATTTGCGCGGACATGGTTATACGAAAGAACCAGTTTCACCGATCTTTATGGATTATGTGCGGGATTTGGATAGTTTCGTTCATTATATAGGTCGTGAATATTTGGTTGATTCGAAAGACATTTTCGTTATCGCCAATAGTATTGCGGGGGTTATTGTCAGTGCGTGGGTACATGATTTTGCGCCTAAAGTCGCGGGCATTGCATTGTTGGCACCTGCATTTGAAATTAAATTATATGTGCCCCTAGCAAATCAGATGATTGCTTTGGGAACAAAGCTAAAAAAAGATCTGATTATCCAGAGTTATGTTAAATCGAAGGTATTGACTCATGATGTGGATCAGCAGAAAGCGTACGATGCCGATTCGTTGATTTCCAAATCTATCAATGGCGCTTTGTTGGTTGATCTATTAAAAGCCGGTGAGCGAATCGTTGAAGACGCAGCGGCGATTGATATCCCTGTGATTGTCCTTTCTGCTGAAAAAGATTATGTAGTCAAAAATTCGTTACAGAAAAAATTCTTTGTGACAATAGCTTCAAAGTTGAAGACTTTTATCACTTTACGTAATTTCTACCACGGGATTCTATTTGAAACAAATCGGCAGAAAGTTTATCACTATCTGCGAAATTTTATCGACAAGGCCTATGCCCGACAAAGTCCTGAACTGACGCTTGAACCCGATGAATTTTCGGTGAAAGAGTATGAACAATTATACCATAAGCTACTTCCTGCAGGTGAAAAATTGAATTATGCTGTCCAAAAATGGGCATTAGGTAAAATAGGTTCCTTAAGTAAAGGAATGAATTTAGGCCTGCAGTTTGGATTTGATTCGGGGATATCGCTGGACTACGTCTATCGCAATGAATCGCAGGGAAAAAATCGCTTCGGCCGTATGCTCGACCGGGGTTATCTGGAGGCGATTGGATGGAAAGGAATTCGCATTCGAAAACAGCACTTATTACAGTTATTGGAAGAGAATATCGCGAAGGTCAAAGCTGCTGGAAAGGCCGTGAAGATATTGGATATTGCTGGCGGTACCGGAAATTACTTATTTGATATCAAAGAGAAATATCCCGAAGCCGAAATCGTGATTAATGAGTTTCTGTTGTCCAATATTGAGGTGGGAGAGAGGATTATCCGTAGAAATGGATTGCAGGGGATGCGATTTACCAATTACGATTGTTTTGATCCAGCTACTTATTCCAAACTGGAATTTGAACCTAATATTGTTATTATCTCAGGCATCTTTGAACTTTTTGGTGACAATGAAATGGCAAGTAGGGCTGTAAAAGGTGCAACTTCGATTTGCGAAGCAAGCAGTCATTTGGTTTATACTGGACAGCCATGGCATCCACAGCTGAAGATGATTGCTTATGTGTTAAACAGCCATCAGAAAAAAGATTGGGTGATGCGCCGTCGTTCGCAGAAAGAATTAGATCGTCTGATGGCTTACAACGGAGTCGTTAAGGAACGTATGTTGATCGATGACTTTGGTATATTTACGGTGTCTTCGGGAACGGTAAAGTGGTAG